TCGCTCCAGGAGATCGCCGCGCTGAACCGTGCGATCGACGTGGAAACCGAAGCCTTCGTTTTCGGCGGCCTTTGCGTGATGATCGAGGGACGCTGCTATCTCTCTTCATACGCGACGGGGAAATCGCCCAATCTCAACGGCGTCTGCTCGCCACCCGAAATGGTGAGCTACGACGAAGAGCCGAGCGGCACGGCGGCACGGCTGTCGGGCTTCACGATCGACCGGTATGGGCGCGGCCAGCCGGTGGGATATCCCACCCTGTGCAAGGGCAGATTCAAAGCCGGCGGCAAGACCTCTCATCTGTTTGAGGATCCCGTCAGCCTGAATGCCGGCGGGATGATTTCGGGCCTGAAGGCCGCCGGGGTGACTGCGTTGAAAATCGAGGGACGCCAGCGCGGCAAGGGCTATGTAAGCGAGGTCGTGCGCGCCTTCAGGAAAGCCGTCGATGCGGTCGAAAAGGGCGGCGAGGCCGTTGACATCGACCGGCTTCTCGCCGGCCAGTCGGAAGGGGCTCGGCAGACGTCCGGCGCTTACGAGAAGAAATGGAGATAGCCGGTGTCCGAAATCGCACTGACGCTTGGACCGGTCTTCTTCCACTGGTCTCCCGACCGTCTCCTCGATTTTTACCGCAGGATAGCGGACGAGGCCCCGCTCGACCGGGTTCACGTCGGTGAAGTCGTCTGCGGAAAACGCATGCCGTTTTCGGACCCCGTCTGGCCGGCGGTCATCGAAAGGCTGGAACGCGGCGGCAAACAGGTGGTGCTGTCCACGCTGGCGGCGCCGGCGACCGTTCGGGAACGCAGAAGCGTCGGGGATCTTTGCGGGGACGAGAGGATGGTGGAGATCAACGATGTCTCCGGCCTGCCGTCACG
The window above is part of the Mesorhizobium sp. WSM4904 genome. Proteins encoded here:
- a CDS encoding peptidase U32 family protein, which gives rise to MTTTRMELVCPAGTPATLRAAVQAGADAVYCGFRDETNARNFPGLNFSRDELAEGVRFAHDHGSKVLVAINTFARVDDVDIWKKAADMAAESGADAIIAADFAVLDHVARNHKQIRLHLSVQAAAATPEAIGFYAARFGIRRVVLPRVLSLQEIAALNRAIDVETEAFVFGGLCVMIEGRCYLSSYATGKSPNLNGVCSPPEMVSYDEEPSGTAARLSGFTIDRYGRGQPVGYPTLCKGRFKAGGKTSHLFEDPVSLNAGGMISGLKAAGVTALKIEGRQRGKGYVSEVVRAFRKAVDAVEKGGEAVDIDRLLAGQSEGARQTSGAYEKKWR